Proteins co-encoded in one Bremerella sp. TYQ1 genomic window:
- a CDS encoding protein kinase — MDEARAKIMSGELIGSSVSGWNIISYLGSGKSALVFHARKDAQDAALKIFDPELVERFGKETQLSRIARECALIGESHPNLVEIFDGGECQESGHLFIAMQFLKARDLEKALPDVPLDKIASIVEQVAAAAKFLEDKELAHRDIKPSNIAVTNDFERAILLDLGVLRPFGDPSLTDEAGRPFIGTLRYSSPEFLRREEEDSIEGWRAITFYQLGGVLHDLITRRPLFDEFSEPYAVLVEAVKSEKPEIHGDEVSPDLVLLAQNCLVKSPQSRIALVSWDDFLKLTSPPKESAQSARDRVRKRSLSARVASDELTVGSNTSPPAQLTRQINDKLSGIVRLECAGNSAFPRMQIVELTGGQVGIHVVFDSNVTLMVPRQLSIKFVAEVIDEPTLSVYVSASACLLDGPNDHGVPPSECGLFRGPLDSSSLPTNVQNALYQWLDAVQSNNQGSHSSGNPNWLAPLHSTEEQS, encoded by the coding sequence ATGGATGAAGCACGGGCCAAGATAATGTCCGGCGAACTGATCGGATCATCCGTTTCTGGCTGGAACATCATCTCATACTTAGGATCTGGAAAATCTGCGTTAGTCTTTCATGCTAGAAAGGACGCACAGGATGCTGCCCTCAAAATCTTCGACCCCGAATTAGTGGAAAGATTTGGTAAGGAAACCCAACTTTCGAGAATCGCACGCGAATGTGCTTTAATCGGCGAGTCTCATCCAAATCTCGTAGAAATCTTCGATGGCGGTGAATGTCAAGAGTCGGGACATCTTTTCATCGCGATGCAATTCTTGAAAGCTCGTGATCTCGAAAAAGCTCTTCCCGATGTCCCCCTAGACAAGATCGCGTCCATAGTTGAACAAGTCGCTGCGGCGGCAAAGTTTCTCGAAGACAAAGAACTCGCCCATCGAGATATAAAACCATCCAATATTGCAGTTACCAACGATTTTGAGCGAGCAATTCTGCTAGACCTTGGGGTCTTAAGGCCATTCGGCGATCCGAGTCTGACCGACGAGGCAGGACGGCCTTTTATTGGAACTCTTCGCTACAGTTCTCCCGAATTTTTGAGGAGAGAAGAGGAGGACAGCATCGAAGGATGGAGGGCTATTACTTTTTACCAACTCGGTGGAGTTTTGCACGACTTGATTACCCGTCGTCCATTATTCGACGAGTTCTCCGAGCCGTATGCTGTGCTGGTCGAGGCTGTAAAAAGTGAGAAACCTGAAATACACGGGGATGAAGTTTCGCCGGACTTGGTTCTGCTTGCACAGAATTGTTTGGTGAAATCTCCCCAATCACGCATTGCATTGGTCAGTTGGGACGACTTCCTTAAACTAACTTCTCCACCAAAAGAATCTGCTCAAAGCGCACGAGATCGCGTGAGAAAACGCAGCTTATCAGCACGTGTGGCATCAGATGAACTTACGGTTGGATCGAACACATCGCCGCCTGCCCAACTGACGCGTCAGATAAACGACAAATTGAGTGGAATTGTACGATTGGAGTGTGCAGGAAATTCCGCGTTTCCACGCATGCAAATCGTGGAACTTACGGGTGGGCAAGTAGGAATTCACGTTGTTTTCGATTCTAATGTGACGCTCATGGTTCCACGTCAGCTCTCAATCAAGTTCGTCGCCGAGGTGATAGATGAGCCGACGCTATCTGTATACGTTTCCGCATCGGCGTGCTTGTTAGATGGCCCCAATGATCATGGAGTACCTCCATCTGAGTGCGGTCTGTTTCGAGGTCCATTAGACTCTTCCAGCCTGCCGACAAATGTTCAAAATGCTTTGTATCAATGGCTGGATGCCGTCCAGTCTAATAATCAGGGTTCTCATTCATCTGGTAATCCGAACTGGCTGGCACCCCTTCATTCAACTGAGGAGCAGTCATGA
- a CDS encoding UvrD-helicase domain-containing protein, giving the protein MSETWWVGQDELDEDQQKVIALPEFGNYLVTGPPGSGKTNLLLLRANYLYLSKLKNIQIITFTRSLKEFIASGAGQYDFPASKIVTCREWQIDFLHQYGRHIDPTGTFEKVRETFLDEMLRVADEHKLESIYNGILLDEAQDYTPKEIELFDRLTERLFCVADERQKIYAGDDSLSTIANRVNQTFELKFHYRNGVNICRVADEIAQKWDGYRPLVETSNYDEATNPSTVDYKRLPSLEAQATEIVSRLNTQTAAFPDEYIGILCPKKEQMSTVWEVISSSAHGGNAFLLHGSASDTFPADKRIIVSTFHAAKGLEFRALHLAGCELLQKFGNNRKMAFTAVTRAKTALSIYHTDDLHGYFEAALTIVEPAASPPTMASVFGGKK; this is encoded by the coding sequence ATGAGCGAAACATGGTGGGTAGGTCAGGACGAGCTTGACGAGGATCAACAAAAGGTCATCGCATTGCCGGAATTTGGAAATTACCTTGTTACGGGGCCACCTGGCTCTGGAAAAACCAATTTGCTCTTGCTTAGGGCGAACTATCTCTATTTGTCAAAGCTGAAGAATATTCAGATCATCACGTTTACACGCTCATTAAAAGAATTCATTGCCAGTGGAGCCGGTCAATATGATTTCCCAGCATCGAAGATCGTGACATGTCGGGAATGGCAAATCGACTTTCTGCATCAATACGGACGCCATATAGATCCCACAGGAACATTTGAGAAAGTTCGTGAAACGTTTTTAGATGAAATGCTCAGAGTTGCCGACGAGCACAAGCTTGAGAGTATCTATAACGGCATCCTGCTTGATGAGGCTCAAGATTACACGCCGAAAGAAATTGAATTGTTTGACCGATTAACCGAACGTCTGTTCTGCGTAGCCGATGAGCGACAAAAAATCTATGCCGGCGACGACTCATTGAGCACGATCGCGAATCGAGTTAATCAGACATTTGAGCTTAAATTTCACTATCGAAATGGAGTAAACATATGCCGTGTAGCCGACGAAATTGCTCAGAAATGGGATGGTTACCGTCCACTCGTCGAGACCTCGAACTATGACGAAGCCACCAATCCGTCCACTGTAGACTACAAGCGACTCCCGTCGCTCGAAGCTCAGGCGACAGAAATTGTTTCGCGTTTGAATACGCAGACTGCCGCGTTTCCAGATGAGTACATTGGAATACTGTGCCCTAAGAAGGAGCAAATGAGCACTGTTTGGGAAGTCATCAGTTCCTCGGCACACGGAGGAAACGCATTCTTGCTCCATGGTAGTGCGAGCGATACCTTTCCCGCGGACAAAAGGATAATTGTTTCAACGTTTCACGCCGCGAAAGGCTTAGAGTTTCGGGCGCTTCATCTGGCAGGTTGTGAACTCCTCCAGAAATTTGGAAACAACAGGAAGATGGCATTTACCGCGGTGACACGAGCAAAAACGGCCCTCTCGATTTATCACACCGACGATCTTCATGGCTATTTCGAAGCGGCATTGACAATAGTTGAGCCAGCTGCAAGTCCTCCTACTATGGCGTCAGTTTTTGGAGGAAAGAAATGA